TGATCTCCTCACAGACGTCGCCGAGCCGCTGCCCGTCGCCGTCATCGCCGAGATGCTGGGCATTCCCGAGGCGGACCGGGCCCCGCTCAGGCCCTGGTCTGCGGACATCTGCGGGATGTACGAGCTGAACCCGTCCGAGGAGACGGCCCGGAAAGCCGTACAGGCCTCCGTGGAGTTCTCGGACTACCTGCGCGAGCTCATCGCCGAGCGGCGCAAGGAGCCCGGCGACGACCTCATCTCCGGGCTCATCGCCGCCCACGACGAGGGTGACCGGCTGACCGAGCAGGAGATGATCTCCACGGCCGTGCTGCTGCTCAACGCCGGGCACGAGGCGACCGTCAACGCCACCGTCAACGGCTGGTACACCCTCTTCCGCAACCCGGCCCAACTGGCCGCCCTGCGCGCCGACCACGCGCTCGTCCCCGCCGCGGTGGAAGAACTCATGCGCTACGACACCCCGTTGCAGCTCTTCGAACGCTGGGTCCTGGACGACATCGAGATCGACGGCACCGTCATCCCCAGGGGGGCCGAGATCGCGATGCTCTTCGGGTCGGCCAACCACGACCCGGAGGTCTTCCGGAACCCCGAGCGGCTCGATCTGACCCGCGCGGACAACCCGCACATCTCGTTCTCCGCCGGCATCCACTACTGCATCGGCGCCCCGCTCGCCCGCATCGAACTGGCCGCCTCCATGACGGCCCTGCTGGAGAAGGCCCCCACCCTGAGCCTCGCCGAGGAGCCCCGCCGGAAGCCGAACTTCGTGATCCGGGGCCTGGAGGGCCTCGCAGTCGCCGTGGGATGATCACTGAGCGATCCCCGGTGAGGGCCGCAAGCGACTCGTCAGGCTGGTGCCTGCCTGCGGAGGGAGGCACCATGACGGTTATGGCAGAACGCACCTCGTCACAGATGTCGATGGACGTGTTCGAGCGGATCGCGGCATTCGCCGAACGCGAGGACGAGACCGTCAGGCTCGAGTTCATCGGCGGACGGATCGGGGTCAGGAAAGTGACGAACGGCAACCACGGGTCGATCATCATGTGGCTGATCCGGCATTGCATGCAGGCCCGGCCCGGCCCGACCTCGACCTCAACCCGGCCCAGGGCCTGAAGGTCGAGACGTACCGCAAGGGGCGGGCCCGGCCCGACGGCGTGCTCGCGCCGGTGGGGCACTTCGCGGGACAGGGCGACTGGGCCGAGACCGATGGCGTGCTCATGGTCCTCGAGATCACTTCGTACGACTCGGACACACATCTTCGCGACCGTGTGGAAAAGCCCCGGGGCTACGCCGAGGCGGGGATCCCCGTCTACTTGCTGATCGACCGGGACAACCTGTCGGTCCTCGTACACAGCGATCCGGATCCCGATGACGGATACCAGGACATCCATACCGTGAAGTTCGGGAGCAAGGTCACGCTGCCGGCCCCTGTCGGCATCGAACTCGACACCGAGGAGCTCAAGGACTACCTGGACTGAGCGACCGCCGCCAGCTGATCACATCCCGCCTCCGCGGCCCCGCCGAAGAGTTCGGACCAGGGCCCACAGGCCGAGACTGACCGCCGTCCCGCCGAGGACCGCCAGCGGCAGTTCGGCGTAGAGGACGCTGAAGTCGGGGGCAGCCTCGAAGCGCCACATGCGCTCGCGGACGTCGACCGACCACAGGGCGAGTCCGGCGCCCGCTCCCACGGCCGCGGTCAGGCAGCCCGCGGCGGCCTCCTTACGCTGTCCCATGCTCGGGACGGACGCACGCGGGCCGCCCGAGGGTTGCTTCAGGTCGTCAGGTCCCGGCGTCGTAGTCCCGTCAGGCCCATGGCGACCAGTGCCGCGGCCAGCGCCAGCAGTACCAGTACCGGCGCCCACTGCATCTCCCCGCCGGGCAGCTTCGGCAGATGGCCGAAGGGGGACAGGTCCAGCACCGCCTGGGGCGCGTCCAGCGCGGGGCCGACCCAGCCGATGAGCAGCACGGCGCCCGCCACGCCCCAGGCGGCCGTCGCCGCTCGGGGCAGCACCCCGTACAGCAGGACCGCCAGCCCGCCGATCACCCACACCGCGGGGAGCTGCACCAGGCAGGCCCCGAGGATCGGCCCGGCCTCCTTGCCGTAGCCGACGACGAAGCCGAGGCCGGTCGCGAGCATCAGCAGGACCGAGCCGCCGAAGGCGATGACGAGGTGGCCGGCGGCCCAGCGCAGCCGGCCCACGGGGTTCGCCAGCACCGGTTCGGCCCGGCCGGAGGTCTCCTCGCCGTACAGGCGCAGCACGCTGCCGACGACGTACAGCGCGGCGACCAGGCCCATCATGCCGACCATCGCCGCCAGGAAGGCGTTGGTCAGCGCGCTCTGGCCGCCCATCCGCTCGAAGATCCTCCGCGCGTTCTCGTTGTCACCGACGATGTCGGCCACGCCGTCCGTGAGGCCGCCGTAGACGACTCCCACGACGAAGAAGGCGAGCGACCAGCCCAGGACGTTGCCCCGCTGGAGCCGCCAGGCCAGTGCGCCGGCCGTGCCCAGGCGGCCGACCGACGGTCCGGGACGGGTGGGCAGGAAGCTCATGCCGATGTCCCGGCGCCCCGCGAGCCCGTAGGCGACGGCCGCCTGGAGTGCGATCGCCGCCGCGAACAGCGCCAGCACCCACCAGCGTTCGCCGGCGAACGCGCGCAGGTTCTCCAGCCAGCCCAGCGGGGACAGCCAGGTCCACACCGAGGAGCCGTCGCTCGTCGCCGAGTCGCCCGCCGCGCGCAGCACGAAGGCCGCGCCGAGCACGCCCGCGGTCAGGCCGCGCGCCAGCCGGGCGCTCTCCGTCAGCTGGGCGACGATCGCCGCGGCCGTCGCGAACACCATGCCGACGGCCGCCAGTCCGAGCCCGAAGGCCAGCGCGCCCACGGCTCCCTGGCCCGCCAGGCCGGCCACGACCAGCAGGGCCAGCACGGCGTTCGCCACGGCCGCCGCGAGCAGGGCCGCCGTCAGGGAGGCCCTCCGGCCCACCGCGCCGGAGGAGATGAGTTCCTGACGCCCGCTCTCCTCCTCGTCGCGGGTGTGGCGTACGACGACCAGCAGGCTGGTGATCGCGGCGAGCACCCCGGCGTAGACGCCGACGCGCCAGGCCGTCAGGGCGCCGACGGAGTCGTCGAAGACGGGGCCGATCAGGGCGCGGAAGGAGGCGTTGGTGGCGACCTGGTGGATGAGGTCGGCGCGTTCGGCCGGGGTGCCGTAGAGGGTCCTCAGCGTGTTCGGCATGGAGAGGACCATCAGGGTGTTGACCGCCACCCACACCGGGATCATCAGCCGGTCGCGGCGCAGGTTGAAGCGCAGCAGGATCCGGGTGCCCACGAGGGACGTCATCGCGCCGCCACCTCTTCGTCCTGGTAGTGGCGCAGGAACAGCTCCTCCAGCGTGGGCGGGGTGGAGGTCAGCGAGCGGACGCCGGACTCGCTCAACTGCCTTAGTACGGCGTCGAGTTTGTCGGTGTCGACCTGCAGCCGGACCCGCCGGCCCTGGACGTCGAGGTCGTGGACGCCCGGCAGGTGCGACAACCCGTTGGGGGCGCCGGCCAGTTCGGCGGTGACGCTGGTCCGGGTCAGATGGCGCAGGTCGGCCAGCGAACCGCTCTCCACGGTCCGGCCCTTGCGGATGATGCTCACCCGGTCGCAGAGCTCCTCGACCTCGCTGAGGATGTGCGACGACAACAGGATGGTCCGGCCCCTGGACCGCTCCTCCTCCACGCAGCGCTGGAAGACCTCCTCCATCAGGGGGTCCAGGCCCGAGGTCGGCTCGTCCAGGATCAGCAGGTCCACGTCCGAGGCGAAGGCGGCGACCAGGGCGACCTTCTGGCGGTTGCCCTTGGAGTAGGTGCGGCCCTTCTTGGTGGGGTCCAGCTCGAAGCGCTCGATCAGGTCGGCGCGGCGGGCCGCGTCCAGGCCGCCGCGGAGGCGGCCGTAGAGGTCGATCACCTCGCCGCCCGACAGGTTGCGCCACAGGGTCACGTCCCCGGGGACGTAGGCGATCCGGCGGTGCACCTCCACCGCGTCCTTCCACGGGTCGCGGCCCAGCACCTGGGCGGCGCCGGAGTCGGCGCGCAGCAGGCCGAGCAGGACGCGGATGGTGGTGGACTTGCCGGCGCCGTTCGGGCCGAGGAAGCCGTGCACCTCGCCGGTCTCCACGTCGAGGTCGAGGCCGTCCAGGGCGTGGGTCCGGCCGAAGGTCTTGTGGAGCCCGGCGACCGTGATTGCCTTCGTCATGGTTCAGAACGTACGCTTCTTTCAGAAATTTGTGAAGATAAGGAAGCGTATGAAGCCCGGTTAGGGTGGTGGCCATGACTGACGCGGCGGGGCGGGACCAGGAAGCGGTCTCGAAGTTCGTGGAGAGCTTCGCGGCACAGCTCGTCGAGGCCGGGATGCAGCGCATGCCCGCGCGGATCTTCGCCGCGCTCCTCTCCTCCGACGAGGGGACGATGACCTCGGCGGAGCTGGGCGAACAGCTGCGGATCAGCCCGGCCGCGGTCTCCGGCGGGGTGCGCTACCTGGCCCAGCAGCACATGGTGTCCCGCGAGCGCGAGCCCGGCTCGCGGCGGGAGCGCTACCGGGTGCACAGCAACCAGTGGTACGAGGCGCTGACCAACCGCGAAGCCGTCATCAAACGCTGGGAGGGCGCTCTGCGGGAAGGTGTCGGCAGCCTCGGCGCCGACACCCCGGCGGGCCGCCGCATGGCCGAGACGCTCGCCTTCTTCGAGTTCGTCGACGACGAGATCGCGGCCATGATGGAACGCTGGCGGGTCCACCGCGAGGAACTCTTCGGGTCCTAGCGGGGGACCTGGCCGGTATCGTCCGGCAAGAGCCCGGCACCCCTTGCCGGTACCGTTCGGCCGCCGGCCCGCGGCTCGCCTCACCGCCCCGGCAGCGTGAGCCCCCAGGCCCCCTCCCACACCGTCCACGTCCTCCTGCGCACCGGCCCGCACACGCCCGCGTCCGCCCGGTAGCGGAAGTCCGCCCCCGACACGGTTATGGTCCGCCCCTCGGCCCGTACCGGCGAGGCCTCCGCGCCCACCGACAGGGGCCGTACCTCGACCTCGGCCACCCCGCGCTCACCCGGCACGACCGACACCGCCTCCACCGGCTGGTCCAGGTCGACCAGGGTCTCGCCGTCGACCTCGATGCGCAGGCGGGCGGCGCGGGGCGCGGGCGCCGGGGCCTCACGGGCCGGGACGAGGGTGCGCACCAGGGACTGGGCCGTGCGCAGCCACGGGCGCCCCGCGGCCTCTTCCAGAGGCGTGTGCGCCTCGCTCAGCGGAGGGATCCGCAGCGCGCCCAGCACCACCCCGTCGCTGTCGTCCACGAGCAGGTCCATCCGCCGTACGGCCCCGTCGAGGACCGAGCGGGCCGCGGCCACCGCGCCCGTGGGCACCCCCAGGGATCGGGCCACCGACAGCGCGGCCCCCACCGGCACCATCGACAGCGCGCATCCGGCCAGTTCCCGCTGCCGGTGCAAAAGGGACACGGCGCGCACCAGGGCCCGGTCGTCGCCGACGACCACCAGTCTTCTCGACCCGCGCCGGGTCAGGGCCCGGACGAACTCCTCCGGACCGTCCGGCAGGCAGACCTTGGTCTGCGCACCCGCGCTGAGCACGTCTTTCGCGATGCGTACCGACTCCCCGTCCGTCCGTCGGGCCACCGGATCGATGACCACCAGCAGCTGTTCGGAACTCGCCTCGGAAGTCGCGGAAGTCGCCACCTCGGTCCTGCCTCGCTTCCTCGGGTAGCATCTTTGTGCAAGAGCCCCTTGCGCTATTGCGCCAGGGGCTTCGTCTATTCCGGGGCATCCGGTCCGACGGGTTACGGCCAACGACGGCCATGGTGCACGCGGCGGTGAACCCTACGCGTGCGCCCCTGACCTTGGACATGCCCCGCCCGGAAGGGGTGTACGCGCGTGCCCGCACTTGTGCTGCTCGGTGCTCAGTGGGGTGACGAAGGCAAGGGAAAGGCGACCGACCTGCTCGGTGGCTCAGTGGATTACGTCGTGCGGTACCAGGGCGGCAACAACGCCGGCCACACCGTCGTCGTGGGTGATCAGAAGTACGCCCTCCACCTGCTCCCTTCCGGAATCCTCTCGCCGGGGTGCACCCCGGTCATCGGCAATGGTGTCGTCGTCGATCCGTCGGTCCTGTTCTCCGAGCTGAACGGACTGAACGAACGCGGCGTCGACACGTCCAAACTCCTCATCAGCGGTAACGCGCACATCATCACGCCGTACAACGTGACCGTCGACAAGGTCACGGAACGCTTCCTCGGCAAGCGGAAGATCGGTACGACGGGGCGCGGCATCGGACCGACCTACGCGGACAAGATCAACCGCGTCGGCATCCGGGTGCAGGACCTCTACGACGAGTCGATCCTCACCCAGAAGGTCGAGGCGGCCCTCGACGTCAAGAACCAGATGCTCACCAAGCTCTACAACCGGCGCGCGATCGCCGTCGACCAGGTGGTCGAGGAGCTGCTGGGCTACGCGGAGAAGCTCGCGCCCTACGTCGCCGACACGGTCCTGGTGCTCAACCAGGCCTTGGACGACGACAAGGTCGTGCTGTTCGAGGGCGGCCAGGGCACGCTCCTCGACATCGACCACGGCACGTATCCGTTCGTGACGTCGTCGAACCCGACCGCGGGCGGTGCCTGCACCGGGGCCGGCGTCGGCCCGACGAAGATCAGCCGGGTCATCGGCATCCTCAAGGCGTACACCACCCGCGTCGGCTCCGGCCCCTTCCCGACGGAGCTGTTCGACGAGGACGGCGAGGCGCTGCGCCGCATCGGCGGCGAGCGGGGTGTGACGACCGGCCGTGACCGCCGCTGCGGCTGGTTCGACGCGGTGATCGCCCGCTACGCCACCCGCGTCAACGGCCTGACGGACTTCTTCCTCACCAAGCTCGACGTCCTCACCGGCTGGGAGCAGATCCCGGTCTGCGTCGCCTACGAGATCGACGGCAAGCGCGTCGAGGAGCTGCCGTACTCGCAGTCGGACTTCCACCACGCGAAGCCCGTCTACGAGACCCTCCCGGGCTGGTCCGAGGACATCACCAAGGCGAAGTCCTTCTCCGACCTGCCGAAGAACGCCCAGAACTACGTCAAGGCGCTGGAGGAGATGTCCGGCGCCCCGATCTCCGCGATCGGCGTGGGCCCGGGCCGGGACGAGACGATCGAAATCAACTCGTTCCTCTGACCCGCACACATGCAGGAGCCGCCCCGCCCGGGGGCGGCTCCTGCGCGCTGTTCGCCGGGGCGACCTAATCGAGTTGGGTGACCACCGCACTGCCGCCGGGCGCCGTCGCGGCTTCCGGGGGAAGCGCCGTCGGGTAGAGGCGGACGTCGCTCAGGCGGCCGTTGGCGTATTCGCCGTAGGAGCCCTGGAAGAGGCGGCGGCCGAGTTGGACGGGGCCGGTGGCGCTCCAGCTCTCGCCGGCGTAGTCCTTGGTGGCGGACAGTCGGCCGTTGACGTAGAGGAGCAGCCGGCCGCCGTCGGCGTCGTAGACCCCGACGAGATGGGTCCATTTGCCCGCCACGGCCTTGGTGCCGTAGGCGGCGGTGAAGGCCGTGCTGGTGGTGTCGTCGTTGTGGCGGCCGAAGGCCCAGACCTGGGCTCCGGATGAGTAGTAGAGCTGCAGGCCGTTGGCGGCGCCGACGGACGCGGCGTCCGACTGGGACACGAACGTCGAGTTGGCGCCCGAGAGGGAGTTCAGCTTGACCCACGCCGAGACGGTGAAACTGCCGCTGGTGTCCACGCCGGGGCCGGCAGTGGCCGCGTAGCCGGTGGTTCCGTTGAGGTTCAGGACCGTGCCGCGGTCGGCGTCGGCGGTCCAGGAGGCTCCGCCCGTCAGGTTGGCCGGTGCGTCGCCGATGGGATCGGACGCCGAGGTGCCGGTGCCGTCGTCGAGCTTCCAGCGGTGTGTGGCGGTGTCGGTGACCGTGCCCAGGGGGACCGGGTCGGCGAAGGTGGCGGTCGTCCCGGACGGGGTGGCACCCGGGTACTCGGTCAGCCGACCCGCGGTGTCGCTGGTGTAGAGGTCGGGTTTGCCGTCCGGGCCGCCGGTGGCGCTGTTGACGTCGCCGGGGGAGGCGAGGGTCGGGTAGTCACGCTTGGGCAGGACGACGGACAGGGCCTTGGCGGGGTGCGTGTTCCAGCCCGCGGCGGCGGTGCTCGTCCAGTTCTGGGCGGCGGAGTTGTTGCAGGTGTAGAGGCGGACCTGGGTGCCGTTGGTCGTGCTGGCGCTCGGGTCGTCCACGCACCTGCCGGACTGTGGGTTGACCAGGCTGCCGGTGCTGCCGGTGGTCCACTTCTGGGAGCCGCTGCCGTTGCACTTGTACAGCTGCAGCAGGGTGCCGTTGTCCGTGCCGCCGTCGGTGGCGTCGAGGCACTTGCCGAGGACGCGCAGGGAGCCGTCGTCGTGCAGGACCCACTGCTGGGCCGGGCTGCCGTTGCAGGTGTGGATCTGGATCTTGGTGTGGTCGGCGGTGTGGGCGTTCGCGTCGTCCAGGCAGAGCGTGCCGCCGGAGGACGTCTTCACGGCGGACGTGAACGCGGTGCGGACCGGGGCGTGCAGCAGCTTGGGCATCAGGGTCCCGCCGTCGACGTCGATCGGGAAGGTGTAGACGGAGCCCGTGGTGTCGTCGCGGGCCCACAGCGTCGGGGCTCCACCGGTGACCTTTCCGTTTCCGTCGTCGTCCACCGAGAAGGTGCCGCCGACGCGTCCGGGGGCGATCAGGGTCAGGCCGGACCAGTCGCCGTCGCCGAGCAGGAGCGGGTGGCCGAGATGGTTGACGCCGTACGACTGGTACAGCCACAGCTTGTTGTTCTCCATGGTGATGACGGCGGGGTGGTCGGCGTTGCCGTAGACGTCCCCGTCGACGACGAGTTGGGAGATGTCCCAGGGCTTGGCCGGATCGTAGCCCGCCTCCGTGCAGCGGGCGGCGGGCACGGTGTCGGCTGCCTCGCAGTCGTCCTTGGTGACGACGTCGTAGCGGCGGCCGACGAAGCCGGGGAAGGTGGACCAGGGTGTGCGCGGGAAGGCGCCGTCGTCCTTCGGGTCGAGGTCGTTCTTCACCACGTACAGCTGCTGGGTCTTGCGGTTGTACGCGAGCAGGTCGTCGTGGGTGTCGCCGTGCAGGTTGCCTCGGTGGGCGACCAGGTAGTCCTTCCAGGTCCCGGTGGGTGCGCCCTTGGCGGTCGACACGATGACCGGGCCGGTGACGGTCGGCGGAGTGCCG
The sequence above is drawn from the Streptomyces sp. SLBN-31 genome and encodes:
- a CDS encoding cytochrome P450, with the translated sequence MAVFDPWDAAFLADPYPAYAELRAAGRVHYFEATDQWLVPHHADVSALLRERRLGRTYLHRFGHEDFGRTAPPPEHEPFHTLNDHGMLDLEPPDHTRIRRLVSKAFTPRTVERLKPYVGDLAGKLVDRLVENGGGDLLTDVAEPLPVAVIAEMLGIPEADRAPLRPWSADICGMYELNPSEETARKAVQASVEFSDYLRELIAERRKEPGDDLISGLIAAHDEGDRLTEQEMISTAVLLLNAGHEATVNATVNGWYTLFRNPAQLAALRADHALVPAAVEELMRYDTPLQLFERWVLDDIEIDGTVIPRGAEIAMLFGSANHDPEVFRNPERLDLTRADNPHISFSAGIHYCIGAPLARIELAASMTALLEKAPTLSLAEEPRRKPNFVIRGLEGLAVAVG
- a CDS encoding ABC transporter permease, which gives rise to MTSLVGTRILLRFNLRRDRLMIPVWVAVNTLMVLSMPNTLRTLYGTPAERADLIHQVATNASFRALIGPVFDDSVGALTAWRVGVYAGVLAAITSLLVVVRHTRDEEESGRQELISSGAVGRRASLTAALLAAAVANAVLALLVVAGLAGQGAVGALAFGLGLAAVGMVFATAAAIVAQLTESARLARGLTAGVLGAAFVLRAAGDSATSDGSSVWTWLSPLGWLENLRAFAGERWWVLALFAAAIALQAAVAYGLAGRRDIGMSFLPTRPGPSVGRLGTAGALAWRLQRGNVLGWSLAFFVVGVVYGGLTDGVADIVGDNENARRIFERMGGQSALTNAFLAAMVGMMGLVAALYVVGSVLRLYGEETSGRAEPVLANPVGRLRWAAGHLVIAFGGSVLLMLATGLGFVVGYGKEAGPILGACLVQLPAVWVIGGLAVLLYGVLPRAATAAWGVAGAVLLIGWVGPALDAPQAVLDLSPFGHLPKLPGGEMQWAPVLVLLALAAALVAMGLTGLRRRDLTT
- a CDS encoding ABC transporter ATP-binding protein gives rise to the protein MTKAITVAGLHKTFGRTHALDGLDLDVETGEVHGFLGPNGAGKSTTIRVLLGLLRADSGAAQVLGRDPWKDAVEVHRRIAYVPGDVTLWRNLSGGEVIDLYGRLRGGLDAARRADLIERFELDPTKKGRTYSKGNRQKVALVAAFASDVDLLILDEPTSGLDPLMEEVFQRCVEEERSRGRTILLSSHILSEVEELCDRVSIIRKGRTVESGSLADLRHLTRTSVTAELAGAPNGLSHLPGVHDLDVQGRRVRLQVDTDKLDAVLRQLSESGVRSLTSTPPTLEELFLRHYQDEEVAAR
- a CDS encoding GbsR/MarR family transcriptional regulator codes for the protein MTDAAGRDQEAVSKFVESFAAQLVEAGMQRMPARIFAALLSSDEGTMTSAELGEQLRISPAAVSGGVRYLAQQHMVSREREPGSRRERYRVHSNQWYEALTNREAVIKRWEGALREGVGSLGADTPAGRRMAETLAFFEFVDDEIAAMMERWRVHREELFGS
- a CDS encoding diacylglycerol kinase family protein, encoding MATSATSEASSEQLLVVIDPVARRTDGESVRIAKDVLSAGAQTKVCLPDGPEEFVRALTRRGSRRLVVVGDDRALVRAVSLLHRQRELAGCALSMVPVGAALSVARSLGVPTGAVAAARSVLDGAVRRMDLLVDDSDGVVLGALRIPPLSEAHTPLEEAAGRPWLRTAQSLVRTLVPAREAPAPAPRAARLRIEVDGETLVDLDQPVEAVSVVPGERGVAEVEVRPLSVGAEASPVRAEGRTITVSGADFRYRADAGVCGPVRRRTWTVWEGAWGLTLPGR
- a CDS encoding adenylosuccinate synthase — encoded protein: MPALVLLGAQWGDEGKGKATDLLGGSVDYVVRYQGGNNAGHTVVVGDQKYALHLLPSGILSPGCTPVIGNGVVVDPSVLFSELNGLNERGVDTSKLLISGNAHIITPYNVTVDKVTERFLGKRKIGTTGRGIGPTYADKINRVGIRVQDLYDESILTQKVEAALDVKNQMLTKLYNRRAIAVDQVVEELLGYAEKLAPYVADTVLVLNQALDDDKVVLFEGGQGTLLDIDHGTYPFVTSSNPTAGGACTGAGVGPTKISRVIGILKAYTTRVGSGPFPTELFDEDGEALRRIGGERGVTTGRDRRCGWFDAVIARYATRVNGLTDFFLTKLDVLTGWEQIPVCVAYEIDGKRVEELPYSQSDFHHAKPVYETLPGWSEDITKAKSFSDLPKNAQNYVKALEEMSGAPISAIGVGPGRDETIEINSFL